A single window of Liolophura sinensis isolate JHLJ2023 chromosome 6, CUHK_Ljap_v2, whole genome shotgun sequence DNA harbors:
- the LOC135468642 gene encoding zinc finger protein 37 homolog isoform X1, producing the protein MATVRRKGKSPKKTLKMSLRKGKSTNEQKEAPIDSSEDDHDSDHSERGQSPFSNMSLDVLAQVASATLEKEPRPKELQPQRRLTRRSIQSRDNLNLEQIQLLSDRSLVDFFADLKANEMRRNYTFVCYLMPEKCQAQFSSFGNETQARLKMKNHLSQHLLELEQLEKSNDELFSAEPLPARKRRLAEAAVLHKRKRKGITSAKNKVKRNTPEIYVLPKGRLVNLSELANHSPEDSESPSKRRRKFMKQGKDNSENASPEKHRSDDFESHTRKKTKNIDSTKGKQTVKQRGANNKKGSQPDSTTKGSLPDETERRIEENEQFIIDLLTRNQPHRDHCYTTIFGKKRGIDAVHLEMDSSDDEDGTVDVGDSNSYYGNFIEQLRKPVEPVLLFRRIPGEEGTPMVCCEEIVGGEEEEEEGHSGEKPYPPMPKSALAKKGRIPVPEENMSFSEDEDGTPKRKRKNTVKEGSAEWERKCALRCIRELKGRKKDDSSSPLMCKICKDKTFTACATLMYHYRSHAGIKPFVCLICNTTFTRQHSLNYHMLIHNNQSRFTCKDCGRKFRHPSHFKEHLRRHTGETPFECTDCPQKFKTRNTYKRHLKTRHGKLLTASGIHILSREEFLLVRTKPYRKGEESEEEGDIADIAEEDLLDSGEESENISVTDNTNLALPVITQSTNLPLHLASQQLSAPGSTVHGHVLPSGHLLVPVDVQFVMT; encoded by the exons ATGGCGACCGTGAGAAGAAAGGGAAAAAGCCCtaaaaagacattaaaaatgtcACTGAGGAAAGGTAAAT CAACAAATGAACAAAAGGAAGCTCCTATAGACTCATCTGAGGACGATCATGACTCGGATCATTCAGAAAGAGGACAATCCCCTTTCTCAAATATGTCTCTGGACGTCCTGGCTCAAGTTGCCTCTGCTACCTTGGAGAAGGAGCCAAGACCTAAAGAGCTCCAGCCACAGAGAAGG TTGACTCGTAGAAGCATCCAAAGTCGAGACAATTTGAACTTGGAACAAATCCAGTTATTATCTGATCGGTCATTAGTTGACTTTTTTGCTGATTTGAAAGCCAATGAGATGCGTCGGAATTACACTTTTGTGTGTTATCTGATGCCAGAGAAATGCCAAGCACAGTTTTCTAGCTTTGGCAATGAAACACAGGCTcgtctaaaaatgaaaaaccatTTGAGTCAACATTTATTGGAGCTTGAACAGTTGGAAAAGAGTAACG ATGAACTCTTCTCAGCAGAACCTTTGCCTGCAAGGAAAAGACGATTGGCAG AAGCTGCTGTTCTCCATAAGAGAAAGAGAAAAGGAATCACTTCTGCCAAGAACAAAGTTAAAAGGAATACACCTGAGATATACGTTTTGCCAAAAGGGCGGTTGGTCAATTTATCAGAACTGGCAAATCATTCGCCTGAAGACTCTGAAAGCCCAAGCAAAAGAAGAAGAAAGTTTATGAAACAAGGCAAAGACAACTCTGAGAATGCTTCTCCAGAGAAGCATAGATCTGATGATTTTGAATCTCATACcagaaagaaaaccaaaaatatTGACTCCACAAAAGGAAAGCAAACTGTAAAACAAAGAGGCGCAAATAACAAAAAGGGGTCACAACCTGACTCGACTACTAAAGGCTCTTTGCCAGATGAAACTGAACGGCGTATAGAGGAAAATGAACAGTTCATTATTGACTTATTGACTAGGAATCAACCTCATCGGGACCACTGTTACACCACCATCTTTGGGAAGAAGCGTGGAATAGATGCAGTCCATTTGGAGATGGATTCATCAGATGATGAAGATGGCACTGTTGATGTTGGTGACAGCAACTCGTACTATGGTAATTTCATAGAGCAGCTCCGTAAGCCTGTTGAGCCAGTGCTTCTATTCCGTCGTATTCCGGGGGAAGAGGGGACCCCTATGGTGTGCTGCGAGGAGATCGTTGGAGGGGAGGAGGAAGAAGAGGAGGGCCACTCTGGAGAAA AGCCATATCCTCCAATGCCCAAGTCTGCCTTAGCAAAAAAAGGTCGTATTCCGGTACCAGAGGAGAATATGTCTTTCAGTGAGGATGAGGATGGAACTCCAAAGAGGAAGAGGAAAAACACAGTTAAAGAGGGTTCTGCAGAATGGGAACGA AAGTGTGCATTAAGATGTATAAGAGAATTGAAGGGGAGAAAGAAGGATGACTCATCATCACCACTGATGTGCAAAATCTGTAAAGACAAGACTTTTACAGCCTGTGCAACCTTAATGTATCATTATCGTAGTCATGCGG GAATAAAACCCTTTGTATGTCTGATATGCAACACCACTTTCACTCGTCAACACAGCCTGAACTACCATATGTTAATCCACAACAACCAGAGCCGTTTCACCTGCAAAGATTGTGGCCGAAAGTTCAGACATCCCAGTCATTTTAAG GAACATCTAAGGAGACACACAGGAGAAACCCCCTTTGAGTGTACAGATTGTCCACAAAAGTTCAAAACCAGGAATACATACAAGCGGCACTTGAAGACTCGTCATGGGAAACTGTTGACAGCAAGTGGAATTCACATTTTGTCGCGCGAGGAATTTTTACTTGTGCGAACAAAACCATACCGTAAGGGCGAGGAATCTGAGGAGGAGGGTGACATTGCTGATATTGCTGAGGAAGATTTACTAGACTCTGGCGAGGAGTCCGAAAACATTTCAGTCACAGACAATACTAACTTGGCTctgccagttatcacacagaGCACAAACCTCCCCTTGCACCTAGCCTCCCAGCAGTTGTCTGCCCCTGGTAGCACTGTCCATGGCCATGTCCTGCCTTCAGGACATCTTCTTGTTCCagtggatgttcagtttgtcatgaCTTGA
- the LOC135466997 gene encoding EH domain-binding protein 1-like: protein MANSGKSQSNQTSFVLYGPEGTDENLTTAQSWVPSIKNPYLGSVNWTVPENVEITVTLFRDSRQEEYEDKEWTFVIEDQTANGRRKILASKSINMKNYASHIPSQTNIKVKLKPATKKVVSASITLTLSCVFLREGKATDEDMQSVASLMSIGKADIGNLDDLDEDEEDDDNLSAKINEMASQYESHLSDTSNYDNPFDVPEFEEEEDGLHASPPLFEKCKPERNPRHPLS from the exons ATGGCTAATTCTGGAAAATCACAGA GCAACCAAACAAGCTTTGTGTTGTATGGACCAGAAGGAACCGACGAAAATCTAACCACA GCCCAGAGCTGGGTGCCAAGTATCAAAAACCCATACTTGGGCTCGGTAAACTGGACTGTCCCAGAGAATGTAGAGATTACAGTGACACTATTTAGGGATTCCAGACAAGAGGAGTACGAGGATAAAGAATGGACTTTTGTGATAGAGGAT CAAACTGCAAATGGAAGAAGAAAGATCCTGGCCAGCAAGTCTATAAATATGAAGAATTATGCGAGTCACATTCCTTCACAAACTAACAtaaaagtgaaactgaaaccaGCTACAAAGAAGGTTGTATCTGCAAGCATCACACTCACTCTCTCCTGTGTCTTCCTAAGGGAAGGCAAGGCTAC tgATGAGGACATGCAGAGTGTTGCGAGTTTGATGAGTATTGGGAAAGCTGACATCGGCAATCTTGATGATTTAGACGAAGATGAGGAGGATGATGACAATTTGTCTGCCAAAATCAATGAGATGGCGTCTCAGTATGAGTCTCATCTTAGTGACACAAGTAACTATGATAATCCCTTTGATGTGCCTGAGTTTGAGGAGGAGGAGGACGGTTTGCATG CTTCACCCCCTCTCTTTGAAAAGTGTAAACCCGAGAGAAATCCAAGACACCCCCTTTCATGA
- the LOC135468642 gene encoding zinc finger protein 37 homolog isoform X2: MATVRRKGKSPKKTLKMSLRKATNEQKEAPIDSSEDDHDSDHSERGQSPFSNMSLDVLAQVASATLEKEPRPKELQPQRRLTRRSIQSRDNLNLEQIQLLSDRSLVDFFADLKANEMRRNYTFVCYLMPEKCQAQFSSFGNETQARLKMKNHLSQHLLELEQLEKSNDELFSAEPLPARKRRLAEAAVLHKRKRKGITSAKNKVKRNTPEIYVLPKGRLVNLSELANHSPEDSESPSKRRRKFMKQGKDNSENASPEKHRSDDFESHTRKKTKNIDSTKGKQTVKQRGANNKKGSQPDSTTKGSLPDETERRIEENEQFIIDLLTRNQPHRDHCYTTIFGKKRGIDAVHLEMDSSDDEDGTVDVGDSNSYYGNFIEQLRKPVEPVLLFRRIPGEEGTPMVCCEEIVGGEEEEEEGHSGEKPYPPMPKSALAKKGRIPVPEENMSFSEDEDGTPKRKRKNTVKEGSAEWERKCALRCIRELKGRKKDDSSSPLMCKICKDKTFTACATLMYHYRSHAGIKPFVCLICNTTFTRQHSLNYHMLIHNNQSRFTCKDCGRKFRHPSHFKEHLRRHTGETPFECTDCPQKFKTRNTYKRHLKTRHGKLLTASGIHILSREEFLLVRTKPYRKGEESEEEGDIADIAEEDLLDSGEESENISVTDNTNLALPVITQSTNLPLHLASQQLSAPGSTVHGHVLPSGHLLVPVDVQFVMT; the protein is encoded by the exons ATGGCGACCGTGAGAAGAAAGGGAAAAAGCCCtaaaaagacattaaaaatgtcACTGAGGAAAG CAACAAATGAACAAAAGGAAGCTCCTATAGACTCATCTGAGGACGATCATGACTCGGATCATTCAGAAAGAGGACAATCCCCTTTCTCAAATATGTCTCTGGACGTCCTGGCTCAAGTTGCCTCTGCTACCTTGGAGAAGGAGCCAAGACCTAAAGAGCTCCAGCCACAGAGAAGG TTGACTCGTAGAAGCATCCAAAGTCGAGACAATTTGAACTTGGAACAAATCCAGTTATTATCTGATCGGTCATTAGTTGACTTTTTTGCTGATTTGAAAGCCAATGAGATGCGTCGGAATTACACTTTTGTGTGTTATCTGATGCCAGAGAAATGCCAAGCACAGTTTTCTAGCTTTGGCAATGAAACACAGGCTcgtctaaaaatgaaaaaccatTTGAGTCAACATTTATTGGAGCTTGAACAGTTGGAAAAGAGTAACG ATGAACTCTTCTCAGCAGAACCTTTGCCTGCAAGGAAAAGACGATTGGCAG AAGCTGCTGTTCTCCATAAGAGAAAGAGAAAAGGAATCACTTCTGCCAAGAACAAAGTTAAAAGGAATACACCTGAGATATACGTTTTGCCAAAAGGGCGGTTGGTCAATTTATCAGAACTGGCAAATCATTCGCCTGAAGACTCTGAAAGCCCAAGCAAAAGAAGAAGAAAGTTTATGAAACAAGGCAAAGACAACTCTGAGAATGCTTCTCCAGAGAAGCATAGATCTGATGATTTTGAATCTCATACcagaaagaaaaccaaaaatatTGACTCCACAAAAGGAAAGCAAACTGTAAAACAAAGAGGCGCAAATAACAAAAAGGGGTCACAACCTGACTCGACTACTAAAGGCTCTTTGCCAGATGAAACTGAACGGCGTATAGAGGAAAATGAACAGTTCATTATTGACTTATTGACTAGGAATCAACCTCATCGGGACCACTGTTACACCACCATCTTTGGGAAGAAGCGTGGAATAGATGCAGTCCATTTGGAGATGGATTCATCAGATGATGAAGATGGCACTGTTGATGTTGGTGACAGCAACTCGTACTATGGTAATTTCATAGAGCAGCTCCGTAAGCCTGTTGAGCCAGTGCTTCTATTCCGTCGTATTCCGGGGGAAGAGGGGACCCCTATGGTGTGCTGCGAGGAGATCGTTGGAGGGGAGGAGGAAGAAGAGGAGGGCCACTCTGGAGAAA AGCCATATCCTCCAATGCCCAAGTCTGCCTTAGCAAAAAAAGGTCGTATTCCGGTACCAGAGGAGAATATGTCTTTCAGTGAGGATGAGGATGGAACTCCAAAGAGGAAGAGGAAAAACACAGTTAAAGAGGGTTCTGCAGAATGGGAACGA AAGTGTGCATTAAGATGTATAAGAGAATTGAAGGGGAGAAAGAAGGATGACTCATCATCACCACTGATGTGCAAAATCTGTAAAGACAAGACTTTTACAGCCTGTGCAACCTTAATGTATCATTATCGTAGTCATGCGG GAATAAAACCCTTTGTATGTCTGATATGCAACACCACTTTCACTCGTCAACACAGCCTGAACTACCATATGTTAATCCACAACAACCAGAGCCGTTTCACCTGCAAAGATTGTGGCCGAAAGTTCAGACATCCCAGTCATTTTAAG GAACATCTAAGGAGACACACAGGAGAAACCCCCTTTGAGTGTACAGATTGTCCACAAAAGTTCAAAACCAGGAATACATACAAGCGGCACTTGAAGACTCGTCATGGGAAACTGTTGACAGCAAGTGGAATTCACATTTTGTCGCGCGAGGAATTTTTACTTGTGCGAACAAAACCATACCGTAAGGGCGAGGAATCTGAGGAGGAGGGTGACATTGCTGATATTGCTGAGGAAGATTTACTAGACTCTGGCGAGGAGTCCGAAAACATTTCAGTCACAGACAATACTAACTTGGCTctgccagttatcacacagaGCACAAACCTCCCCTTGCACCTAGCCTCCCAGCAGTTGTCTGCCCCTGGTAGCACTGTCCATGGCCATGTCCTGCCTTCAGGACATCTTCTTGTTCCagtggatgttcagtttgtcatgaCTTGA